A portion of the Amyelois transitella isolate CPQ chromosome 2, ilAmyTran1.1, whole genome shotgun sequence genome contains these proteins:
- the LOC106143141 gene encoding tubulin polyglutamylase complex subunit 2 yields MSFCVDLVSEDSFYENITLGVTKILEADPRICNVNVERRSPCDRVAISTWEQRHSAVLPDDLRNFYASSDGFQLTWHYKYSADEILPVGSIHVNPLNELYLSPALKDLLDFSVTRQGSGPRPVLNTKSKVFELDSCRTIGKVCLIYTGGSWSVWLVTREGTWGWLADSFTMYFRMALVHLGLPGWQAAFANLPLIPWAEQLFLLLAPHLLEKVDTGTNNVVVSNEPGLNHIDPNIFKTSTRHHKSSRQTNQ; encoded by the exons ATGAGTTTTTGTGTTGATTTAGTGTCTGAAGATTCTTTTTATGAGAATATAACTCTGGGAGTCACAAAAATATTGG aagCTGATCCTCGTATATGTAACGTCAATGTAGAACGCAGATCACCATGTGATCGCGTGGCTATATCTACATGGGAACAGAGACATTCTGCAGTTTTACCTGATGATTTACGAAATTTTTATGCTTCAAGTGACGGCTTTCAGTTGACTTggcattataaatattcag ctGATGAAATCTTGCCCGTGGGATCAATTCATGTAAATCCATTgaatgaattatatttatcacCAGCTTTGAAGGATCTTTTGGATTTTTCTGTCACTAGACAAGGCAGTGGGCCCCGTCCAGTGTTGAACACTAAGAGTAAAGTTTTCGAATTGGATAGTTGTAGAACAATTGGAAAG GTTTGCTTGATCTACACTGGCGGCTCGTGGTCTGTGTGGCTGGTGACGCGCGAGGGTACGTGGGGATGGCTCGCGGACTCCTTCACCATGTACTTCAGGATGGCGCTGGTACACCTGGGACTGCCAGGCTGGCAAGCGGCGTTCGCTAACCTGCCACTTATACCCTGGGCTGAG CAACTGTTCCTCTTACTAGCGCCGCACCTGCTGGAGAAAGTGGATACTGGAACTAACAATGTGGTGGTCTCCAACGAGCCTGGTTTGAATCATATCGACCCCAACATATTCAAAACATCAACGCGCCATCATAAGAGCAGCCGACAAACAAATCAATAG
- the LOC106143139 gene encoding tRNA-dihydrouridine(47) synthase [NAD(P)(+)]-like — MTNLNAGVCAIKKEFVIEREDKIGKAEAASSNHLEKRKLDYIDQEDNESKKARTGNIEVRIDKNKKRGQNKARPKTFNESQENKPCPSIIDVKSSEETKPCQYSNCKFIHNSLDYLKNKPKDIGEQCHVFNKRGRCPRGIACRFGSNHITAEGFNLVNENKFKLWKDDVRNTLQSSLQLPLQKKKYDLSFAEKLVKLMDTRNKTPTESEELLQPAGNSGAITDEDIIKLLPKEKKAIDWKDKLYLSPLTTVGNLPFRRICKEFGVDITCGEMALCESLLKGTTQEWALVKRHESEDLFGVQICGNNAYIITKVAQLLQENTELDFIDLNLGCPIDLIYKKGGGSGMMHRLASLQASVTCASKLLSIPFTIKMRTGVYQDKKIAHTLIPKVVEAGASLITLHGRSREARYTRSADWEYIETCAKAATPCPVFGNGDILCYDDYVQRREMAPTVQGVMIGRGALIKPWIFTEIKEQKLWDISSAERFDILRKYTNYGLEHWGSDMRGVENTRRFLLEWLSFLYRYVPVGLLERPPQKINERPPSYFGRDDMETLMASNNCADWIKISEMLLGPVPEGFVFLPKHKANSY, encoded by the coding sequence atgacAAATTTAAATGCTGGAGTTTGtgctataaaaaaagaatttgtcATAGAAAGAGAAGACAAAATCGGCAAAGCAGAAGCCGCTTCTTCTAATCATTTAGAAAAACGTAAACTAGATTATATCGATCAAGAAGATAATGAAAGTAAGAAAGCGAGAACAGGAAACATAGAGGTAAGgatagacaaaaataaaaagagaggACAAAACAAAGCACGACCCAAAACCTTTAATGAGAGTCAAGAAAACAAACCCTGCCCTAGTATTATTGACGTAAAGTCGAGTGAAGAAACCAAACCTTGCCAATATAGTAATTGTAAGTTCATACACAACTCGCttgattatttaaagaataaaccTAAAGACATTGGAGAACAGTGccatgtttttaataaaagaggAAGATGTCCCAGAGGTATAGCTTGTCGATTTGGATCAAATCATATTACAGCTGAGggatttaatttagttaatgaaaacaaattcaaattatggAAAGATGATGTCCGAAATACTCTGCAGTCTTCACTTCAACTTccattacaaaagaagaaatatgatCTCAGTTTTGCCGAAAAACTGGTTAAACTTATGgatacaagaaataaaactcCTACAGAATCAGAGGAGTTATTACAACCTGCCGGAAATTCGGGTGCAATCACAGAtgaagatataattaaactacTCCCAAAAGAGAAAAAAGCAATTGATTGGAAAGACAAGTTATATCTGAGTCCACTTACCACTGTAGGGAATCTTCCATTCAGAAGAATATGTAAAGAGTTTGGCGTTGATATCACTTGTGGGGAAATGGCATTATGTGAGTCCCTGCTCAAAGGAACAACACAAGAATGGGCTTTAGTTAAAAGGCATGAGTCAGAAGATTTGTTTGGTGTTCAAATATGTGGCAATAATGCTTACATAATCACAAAGGTGGCACAACTGCTTCAAGAAAACACAGAGCTTGATTTCATTGATTTAAATCTTGGTTGCCCCATCGACTTAATATACAAGAAAGGTGGTGGCAGTGGCATGATGCACAGACTAGCCTCATTGCAAGCTTCTGTAACGTGTGCTTCTAAACTCCTTAGTATACCGTTTACTATAAAAATGAGAACAGGAGTATaccaagataaaaaaattgctcaCACTCTTATACCAAAGGTAGTTGAAGCTGGAGCATCATTGATTACCCTGCATGGAAGATCCAGAGAAGCTAGGTACACTAGGTCAGCAGACTGGGAGTATATTGAAACTTGTGCTAAAGCAGCCACACCTTGTCCAGTCTTTGGCAATGGTGACATTTTATGTTATGATGATTATGTGCAGCGGAGAGAAATGGCACCAACTGTCCAGGGAGTGATGATTGGTCGTGGAGCTCTTATCAAACCTTGgatatttacagaaataaaagaacaGAAGCTGTGGGATATAAGCAGTGCTGAGAGATTTGATATTCTTAGGAAGTACACTAACTATGGATTGGAGCACTGGGGTTCTGACATGAGAGGAGTGGAGAATACCCGCCGGTTCCTATTGGAGTGGTTGTCATTTTTATACCGCTATGTGCCTGTAGGACTGTTAGAAAGACCCCCACAGAAAATAAATGAGAGACCACCAAGTTACTTTGGTAGAGATGACATGGAAACATTAATGGCTTCAAATAACTGTGCAGACTGGATCAAAATTAGTGAGATGTTGTTGGGCCCTGTACCTGAAGGATTTGTGTTTTTACCAAAGCATAAAGCTAATTCTtattaa
- the LOC106143161 gene encoding uncharacterized protein LOC106143161 — protein sequence MGRGRDRSRDRDRRRSRSRSRSRSRSPRYGLGSGGGGYGGGGRRSNPGASLRKPKWDMSRLKPFKKDFYVPHTDVENRPDSEVEAWRSENEITLKGRGIPKPTLTFDEAGFPDYVMDEIDKMGFSKPTPIQAQGWPIALSGHDMVGIASTGSGKTLSYILPAIVHINNQPKSSRGDGPIALVLAPTRELAQQIQEVCDKFANTSKIHNTCLFGGAPKGPQARDLDAGVEIVIATPGRLLDFLESERTNLKRTTYLVLDEADRMLDMGFEPQIRKIIEQIRPDRQTLMWSATWPREVQSLASEFLKDYLQINVGSLSLAANHNILQIIDVCMEYEKETKLSTLLKEIMAEKENKTIIFIETKKRVDDITRKMKRDGWPAVCIHGDKSQNERDWVLQDFRSGKAPILVATDVAARGLDVDDVKFVINFDYPSNSEDYVHRIGRTGRTNKTGTAYTFFTPSNAAKAADLVSVLKEAKQVVNPKLQELAERGGGGGRRHRGRGGRYRRGGRGRSRSRSRSRDRDRDRDRDRDRRRRSRSRSRDRRRRRHSSSRSSRSKSSRSSRSHSRSRSRSRSRSRSGKCSPKKEAKDTTSANQALLPTPKPLLPTPVGPQLPPVDKTNGRGPTTPPSNDIPNKSVPDTNDNNHMQFMQQQVAPPNQIPPLMAINPQMNMCVPPPMNGQGGFVMPQYYSGAEQFGMMMPFPPGPMMSAGGWSAPPPPPPPPPPSEGSATQGHHGSSGDGLESDSRRRGPRAGGLGSAAAAGGGLGSGADGGRARRPRARGLGDGAAPGGPGGPGAPHGSPAPRMLPPSADSIGPQGANFTAFGSYGPRTNQRNDRGPLINGNYDDSGFGNAMNCYGQQSMGPGRPYGDMGGMNGAQAGGSVGYNNDRQRNRQR from the exons ATGGGTCGTGGAAG GGATCGTAGTCGCGATCGCGATCGTCGACGCAGTCGGAGTAGAAGCAGAAGTCGCAGCCGTAGCCCACGCTATGGTTTGGGAAGTGGAGGCGGAGGCTATGGTGGCGGCGGTAGACGAAGCAATCCCGGAGCTAGTTTACGTAAACCAAAGTGGGATATGAGCAGATTGAAACCTTTCAAGAAAGATTTTTATGTACCACATACTGATGTTGAGAACAGACCTGATTCTGAAGTTGAAGCATGGAGAAGCGAAAATGAAATAACTCTAAAAGGACGTGGTATCCCCAAACCTACGTTAACATTTGATGAAGCTGGTTTTCCAGATTATGTCATGgatgaaattgataaaatggGATTTTCTAAACCTACGCCTATACAAGCTCAAGGTTGGCCAATAGCTTTAAGTGGACATGACATGGTAGGAATAGCTTCCACTGGATCTGGCAAAACtttatcatatattttacCTGCAATAGTGCACATCAATAATCAACCTAAATCCAGTAGAGGTGATGGACCTATAGCCTTAGTGTTAGCACCAACTAGAGAGTTGGCTCAACAAATTCAGGAAGTTTGTGATAAGTTTGCCAATActtcaaaaatacacaacacATGTCTTTTTGGTGGAGCTCCAAAGGGTCCTCAAGCAAGAGATTTGGATGCTGGAGTTGAGATTGTGATTGCTACCCCAGGACGGCTGTTAGATTTTCTGGAAAGTGAGAGAACTAATCTTAAGAGGACCACATATCTTGTACTTGATGAGGCAGACAGAATGTTGGACATGGGTTTTGAACCTcaaattagaaaaattattgaacAAATCAGACCAGATCGGCAGACCCTCATGTGGTCCGCGACATGGCCTAGAGAGGTCCAAAGTCTTGCATCAGAGTTTTTGAAAGATTATCTACAGATAAATGTTGGATCTTTATCATTGGCTGCCAATCACAATATTTTGCAAATTATTGATGTTTGCATGGAGTATGAAAAAGAGACTAAGTTAAGcacattattaaaagaaattatggcagagaaagaaaataaaacaataatatttatagaaacaaagAAGCGTGTTGATGACATCACAAGAAAAATGAAACGTGACGG GTGGCCAGCTGTTTGTATTCATGGTGATAAATCACAAAATGAACGTGACTGGGTATTGCAAG aTTTCCGGAGTGGCAAGGCGCCAATTCTAGTAGCTACGGATGTCGCTGCCAGAGGCTTAG atgtCGATGATGTGAAGTTCGTCATTAACTTTGACTACCCAAGCAATTCAGAAGATTATGTCCATCGTATTGGAAGAACAGGACGTACGAATAAAACTGGAACAGCTTATACATTCTTTACGCCATCGAATGCGGCTAAAGCAGCCGATCTTGTTTCTGTATTGAAAGAAGCGAAACAAGTGGTCAACCCTAAATTGCAAGAGTTAGCAGAACGCGGCGGGGGCGGTGGCCGAC GTCACCGTGGGCGAGGCGGTCGATACCGTCGCGGCGGGCGCGGTCGCTCGCGCTCCCGATCCCGCTCCCGCGACCGCGACCGCGACCGTGACCGCGACCGCGACCGCCGCCGCCGCTCCCGCTCCCGTTCGCGAGACCGCCGTCGCCGCAGACACAGCTCCTCTCGCTCGTCTCGCAGCAAGTCCTCGAGATCTTCTAGAAGCCATTCGCGATCCAGATCCCGCTCCCGTAGCCGTTCTCGTTCAGGCAAGTGCAGCCCTAAGAAGGAAGCTAAGGATACCACATCCGCAAATCAAGCCTTACTGCCCACACCGAAGCCGCTGCTACCTACTCCCGTCGGCCCTCAACTCCCCCCGGTCGACAAAACGAACGGTAGAGGCCCGACCACGCCGCCTTCGAAtgatatacctaataaatCAGTACCCGACACTAATGATAATAATCACATGCAATTTATGCAGCAGCAAGTCGCTCCACCCAATCAAATTCCTCCTCTGATGGCTATCAACCCTCAAATGAATATGTGTGTACCGCCACCTATGAACGGACAGGGCGGGTTCGTCATGCCTCAATATTATTCTGGCGCCGAACAGTTCGGCATGATGATGCCCTTCCCTCCCGGACCGATGATGTCGGCGGGCGGCTGGTCGGCGCCTCCTCCTCCTCCCCCGCCCCCGCCCCCTTCGGAGGGCAGCGCGACTCAAGGGCACCACGGCTCGAGCGGGGACGGCCTCGAGTCAGATTCCAGGAGACGCGGTCCTCGCGCCGGAGGGCTCGGCAGCGCGGCGGCGGCCGGCGGCGGGCTGGGCTCGGGCGCAGACGGcggccgcgcgcgccgcccgcgagCGCGCGGGCTCGGTGACGGCGCCGCGCCTGGCGGTCCTGGCGGTCCCGGCGCGCCCCACGGGAGCCCCGCGCCGCGCATGCTGCCGCCCTCCGCCGACTCGATCGGCCCGCAAGGCGCCAACTTCACGGCTTTCGGCTCCTACGGTCCCAGAACGAATCAAAGAAATGATCGCGGCCCCTTGATCAATGGAAACTATGACGACAGTGGATTCGGAAATGCGATGAACTGCTACGGCCAACAGAGCATGGGGCCCGGCCGACCGTACGGAGACATGGGCGGCATGAACGGTGCGCAGGCTGGGGGCTCCGTGGGGTACAATAATGACCGCCAGAGGAATCGCCAGCGGTGA